ATAGCATGATCGCTATCGACCGCAATAGGGTAACCCACGTTCAGGCTCAGCGCGGCGCGTCGTACGTTCTCGACGTGCTTCTCGAACTCGAATTCGGGCGAGTGCACACCGACCGTCACCAACCCGTCTCGCTTGTATTGCTCGGCCCATGCGCGAGTGTACGGCAAGGTGCGCAGCCAGTTGATGCAGGTGTACGTCCAGAACTGCACGACGACGACTTTCCCAAGCAGCCCCGGCGACGACAGCCCCGGTGAGTTGAGCCACGCGGTGGCTTTGTCGAGCGATGGTAAGCTGCCATGGCTCAGTGGGAACGCCGTGCACGCAAGCCGCGAGGCGGACGAGCCAAACAGACCGAGTCGCGTAGCAGCCAGCGTCGAAACAGCGCTGCGAAGCAGACGACGGCGAACCTCGCTGATGTGATCGGACATGGGTAATCGCTCCTCCGCACGCGCGGCGTTTACACGAGGTCTACAGCTTCTCATTTCACCAGAACCAACAGCGGCTTTCCCTTTTCCACGGTGTACGTCGCGAGCTCGGCGCCGACGCTGCGGCCGACATTCTTTGCCGAATGAGGGGTGCCTGCTGGAATGAACAGCACCTGGCCTGGATGAAGGGTCACAGGAGGTTGACCTTCGAGCTGATACTCGAGCGTGCCTTCGATCAGGTATACCATCTCTTCGCCAGGATGTTTGTGCTTGGGCGCCGTGAACCCCGGCGCCACTTCAACGCGCGCCTGAATCACTTCGCGACCAGCTGTGCTGAGATCATGCCGCAGCAGGTCGATGCGCTTCACTCCTGTCTGCTGCGTTGGCCGGATGTTGAGCGCCGCGGCGCCAGCAGCGAGGACCGCAACGACGGCGAGTCTTATCATTGGAATCTCCGTAGAACACGACGAGTGGAAGTGATGCCCTGCCAATGGCATCGCGAGTGGAGAGCGCACCACACGCCATCACGTTGTGTGGTGCGCTGCAGGGCACCGTTACCGCACTTTCTTGAACGCCGCACGCACTTCTGTCGCGAAGAGCGCAGGTTCTTCCCACGCGGCGAAGTGCCCGCCGCGATCGACGGCGTTGAAGTAGGCAAGGCCGGGATACACGGCCTCAGCCCAACTGCGTGGGGCAGCCCAGATCTCTCCGGGAAACGTCGTGAAGCCCACGGGCACCTTCGTTGGAGGCGGAGCCATGGCGGCAGCAGGCGACGCGAGAAACTGCCCGAGTTCCCAGTACCACCGTGCGGACGACCCACCGGTGCCGGTCAGCCAATACAGGGTAATGTTGTCGACGATGGCTTCCCGAGTGAGACCGCCGGTCGGCTCGCCGCCCACGAACGCGCGCGAGATCTTGTAGTAGCTGTCGGTGTCATGATCGAGCAGCCACGCGGCAAGTCCGGCCGGCGAATCGAGCAGCGAGTAGCCGATGGTTTGCGGCCTGGTGGACTGTTCCAGGAAGTAGCCAAAGCCGGTCGCCTTGAACGTCGCCAATGCTTTGTGCGCCGCGCGTTCCTCATCCGACTTGGCCGGGAGTCGATCGGCGATGCCTGTCGCGCCAGCCAGCAGGTTCACGTGAATGGCGCGCAGTCCCTTGGGCCCCTGCCGCGCCATGGCGTCTGTGACCGCGGCACCCACATCGCCCCCCTGGGCGACGTACTGCGTGTAGCCCAGACGCGCCATCAACTGTGCCCATGCGCCGGCGATGCGCCCGGAGTCCCAACCAAGCTCGCTGGGCTCACCGGAGAACCCGTATCCGGGCAACGATGGCAGCACCACGTCGAACGCGTCGCTCGCACTCCCGCCATGCGCCGTCGGATTCGTGAGTGGATCGATGACCTGCAGTAGCTCGAACACCGAGCCAGGCCACCCGTGCGTCATGATCAGGGGCATCGCGTTCGCGTGCTTTGACTTGACGTGGATGAAGTGAATGTCCACCCCGTCGATCTTCGTCACGAACTGCGGAAATGCATTCAACCGTGCTTCGGCCTTTCGCCAATCGTACTCCGTCCCCCAGTACTTCACGAGCGCCTTGAGTGTCGCGAGTTGCACGCCCTGCGTACGATCAGAGACGAGTTCCTTGTTGGGGAAACGTGTTGCCGCGAGGCGTCGGCGAAGGTCGGCGATGTCCTTCTCCGGAATGTTCGCCCGAAACGGGCGGACGGCTGCTTCGTTGATGTTGCCTGCGGCGCCCTTCGAAACTTCCAGCGTCTGTGTCATGTCGGTGCCTCGTTGGGCGGAGTTGGTGAGTCGTGCTGTGCTCGTCCGGTGTGTGGTGGTGGCCGGGCGATGCTGGCGTGTCGCGGTGGACTGGACCTGCGCTGACATCGAGGTGGACAGCGAGGTGGACATCGTGACCGCGAGCCCGAGTGCCCAGATGCAGGAACGCGCGGTGCCATCGCGGACGCGCGTGGTTGGGTTCGCATCGACGTGCGAACCAGTGCCGAGTTGGACCATGTTGACGTCCTCGTGAAAGAGGTGCTCCGCGACGCGCCGCTACGAGATGTGGTGCGCGAGGCGTGCTAGCAGTCTGGGCCCATCAGCTTTTTCACGAATCCAACGGACAGTTGGACTTTCCCTCAACCGAACGACGTATCAGTCGTGTGCGGGGAGGTGAATGATCCCGCGCTTGAGCGCGATGGTCACGGCACCGGTGCGGTCGGGTGCGCCGAGCTTCTGGAAGATGTGGAGGACGTGCACCTTGACCGTCGCTTCCGTACAGCCAAGCGCTGCGCCGATCTCCTTGTTGCTCAATCCCTTCGCCATTTGCGTCAACACGTCGACCTCCCGCTCGGTGAGGTCCACGCGCGGTGTGGCATCGGCGAGCGTCTCGGCTATGACGGAGGGAATGGCGCGCATTCCTGCATGCACCCGACGGATGGCATGCACGACATCCTCCGCGACCATGTCCTTGAGCAGGTACCCGCGCGCGCCCGCCGCCAAGGCGCGGTGAATATCAGCGTCGCCATCCCACGTGGTGAGCGCGATGATACGCGCGTCGGGAAAGGCGCCGACGATCGCGGCTATCGCGTCGACACCGCCCATCACCGGCATGCTGAGGTCCATCAGCGTCACGTCCGGCCGGTGCGCACGGAACGCATCGATTGCCTCGCGTCCGTTGGCGGCTTGCGCAACGAGCTCGAAGTCCGGATACGCGGCAATCAGCGCGGAGAGGCCACCGCGATAGATGGGGTGATCGTCCACCGTCAGAAGACGAATCGAATTGCTCATGCTGGACGCTCATGCGGCCGACGCTCATGGACAATACGTCGTTCGTTGTATCTCACCCTGGGCTCGTGAGCGGAAGCTCGAGCGTCACGACGGTCCCTCCACCAGGGTTGGCGCGCAGTTCGCATCGACCTCCCGTCGCGCTGGCGCGGTCGCTCATCCCGCTCAGTCCGAAATGACCATTATGCCTCGCGACTTCCGCCTGCTCGGGGGTGAACCCTCGCCCATCGTCCCGCACTTCGAGACGAACGGTCTCGGGCGTGAACGCGACGTGCACTTCGATACGTGTGGCATCGGCATGCTTGACGGCGTTCGAGATGGCCTCGCGCCCAATTCGGTATGCGGCATGTTCGATCGAGGGCGCGAGGCGGCGTCGATTCCCCGATGACTCCACTGAGGTCTGGATCTGCATACCCGCGGTGCGCTCGCGTATGCACGTCTCCAGCGCCGCAGGAAGGTCTTGGCCGCCGAGCTCCGTCTCGTGCATGTCCCACACGCTCTCGCGTGCTTCGCGCAGCGAATTGTGCGTGAGCCGCTGTACGCGCATGAGTGTTTCGGCTGCAATGTCAGGTCGCTCCGGCAGTGCCAGCTCCGCGGCCTTGATCTCGAGTGCCACGCCGGCAAACCCCTGCAACAGGGTATCGTGAAGGTCCTGCGCAATGCGCGCACGCTCGGCGAGCTTTGCTTCGTACTGCCCTCTGAGCGTTCGCTGCGATATCATGTGTCGTCGACGCTGCACCGCGACGGCCGACGTCGCGCCAATCGCGCCGATGAGCATCACGACGGCAATGCGGAAGAGGATTGTCTGATACCATGCAGGCAGTACCTCGAAGCTCAAAGGTGCGCCCGCCTCGTTCCATTCGCCTTCACCGTTGCGCGCGCTGACTTGGAACGTGTACTTGCCGGGCCCGAGCCCATTGTAGTACGCGCGACGACGAGCACCGACGTCATGCCATGTGGAATCCTCGCCGTCGAGTCGATAGCGGAATTGCATTC
This region of Gemmatimonas groenlandica genomic DNA includes:
- a CDS encoding epoxide hydrolase family protein, whose amino-acid sequence is MTQTLEVSKGAAGNINEAAVRPFRANIPEKDIADLRRRLAATRFPNKELVSDRTQGVQLATLKALVKYWGTEYDWRKAEARLNAFPQFVTKIDGVDIHFIHVKSKHANAMPLIMTHGWPGSVFELLQVIDPLTNPTAHGGSASDAFDVVLPSLPGYGFSGEPSELGWDSGRIAGAWAQLMARLGYTQYVAQGGDVGAAVTDAMARQGPKGLRAIHVNLLAGATGIADRLPAKSDEERAAHKALATFKATGFGYFLEQSTRPQTIGYSLLDSPAGLAAWLLDHDTDSYYKISRAFVGGEPTGGLTREAIVDNITLYWLTGTGGSSARWYWELGQFLASPAAAMAPPPTKVPVGFTTFPGEIWAAPRSWAEAVYPGLAYFNAVDRGGHFAAWEEPALFATEVRAAFKKVR
- a CDS encoding response regulator, encoding MSNSIRLLTVDDHPIYRGGLSALIAAYPDFELVAQAANGREAIDAFRAHRPDVTLMDLSMPVMGGVDAIAAIVGAFPDARIIALTTWDGDADIHRALAAGARGYLLKDMVAEDVVHAIRRVHAGMRAIPSVIAETLADATPRVDLTEREVDVLTQMAKGLSNKEIGAALGCTEATVKVHVLHIFQKLGAPDRTGAVTIALKRGIIHLPAHD
- a CDS encoding cupin domain-containing protein, encoding MIRLAVVAVLAAGAAALNIRPTQQTGVKRIDLLRHDLSTAGREVIQARVEVAPGFTAPKHKHPGEEMVYLIEGTLEYQLEGQPPVTLHPGQVLFIPAGTPHSAKNVGRSVGAELATYTVEKGKPLLVLVK